The Leptospirales bacterium genome has a window encoding:
- a CDS encoding chloride channel protein produces the protein MKLIRLREFLRIKGQRQVFLYSVLIGVFAGLGAAALAYIIALGEALLLEGLAGVTMAHPAGAVHAAVTELAAGARNQWLVVLLPAAGGLAVGLLIRTIGPVVGGAGTDDMIRAFHHNEGKIPPAAPLAKSVGTAITLSTGGSGGSEAPISLIGAGFGSWFAQLLGAGARARRTLLIAGAAGGLGAIFRAPLGGAMVATEVLYSEDIESDSLVPAILSSATAYLTFSAIHGAGSLFQVADLGEFHYRDLLVYGALGLLCYAGGYVYVRLYHGLRALFRKAPLPVWIKPAIGGLGVGLIALFFPETFGEGLGVLQQLILGQSSLGQEASPLDFLRFFALMAAMKMLSSSLTVASGGAAGMFAPSMFIGAMLGGLAACLAHLLIPGWNLHITPFMLVGMGSFFAGVARAPFASMIMVCDAIGTYALLPQLMLVSVIAFMLSHRWSIYTEQLPTRFKSPAHYWDMQQDILDRMVIGLEFPELRRLAIVDRSATLASVEEAAVALQATDFVVRDGEAYYGMLSLKKTRMYGQEMIQLRGLVLAEDITDSACPAVSPRDTLSRALAIVSESEMDKVAVVDQERLMGYVRISEIFARYYGKLSQNPRKSGPPTPAAS, from the coding sequence ATGAAGCTGATTCGTCTGCGCGAATTCTTGCGCATCAAAGGACAGCGCCAGGTCTTCCTTTATTCGGTGCTGATTGGCGTCTTCGCCGGCCTGGGCGCAGCCGCTCTGGCCTACATCATTGCGCTTGGCGAGGCGCTTCTGCTGGAGGGTCTCGCTGGCGTAACTATGGCGCATCCGGCCGGAGCGGTGCATGCAGCGGTTACGGAACTCGCCGCCGGCGCGCGCAACCAGTGGCTGGTGGTTCTCTTGCCGGCGGCCGGCGGCCTGGCTGTTGGACTGCTGATCCGGACCATCGGTCCAGTGGTTGGCGGCGCCGGCACCGACGACATGATTCGCGCTTTCCATCATAACGAAGGCAAAATTCCGCCAGCAGCGCCGCTGGCAAAATCGGTGGGCACAGCCATCACACTATCGACTGGCGGTTCCGGAGGTTCGGAAGCCCCAATTTCGCTGATTGGCGCCGGTTTTGGTTCGTGGTTTGCCCAGCTGCTTGGCGCCGGCGCCAGAGCAAGGCGTACGCTGTTGATTGCTGGCGCCGCCGGAGGACTGGGCGCTATTTTTCGGGCGCCTCTCGGCGGCGCCATGGTAGCCACTGAGGTTCTTTACTCGGAGGATATCGAAAGCGATTCACTGGTGCCGGCGATTCTCTCTTCGGCCACCGCCTATCTGACTTTTTCAGCCATCCACGGCGCGGGCTCCCTGTTTCAAGTCGCCGATCTGGGCGAGTTCCACTACCGGGATTTGCTGGTGTACGGCGCCCTTGGACTTCTTTGTTATGCCGGCGGCTACGTATATGTTCGACTCTACCACGGTCTGCGCGCTCTGTTTCGCAAAGCGCCGCTTCCAGTCTGGATCAAGCCGGCAATAGGCGGACTGGGCGTTGGCTTGATTGCGCTTTTTTTCCCGGAGACCTTTGGCGAGGGCCTGGGCGTACTGCAGCAGCTGATTCTCGGTCAAAGCAGCCTGGGCCAGGAAGCCTCGCCGCTCGATTTCCTGCGTTTCTTTGCCTTGATGGCGGCGATGAAAATGCTTAGCTCCTCGCTCACCGTGGCTTCCGGCGGCGCCGCAGGCATGTTTGCCCCCTCGATGTTCATCGGGGCAATGCTTGGCGGACTTGCCGCCTGTCTGGCGCATCTCTTGATCCCAGGTTGGAACTTGCATATTACGCCCTTCATGCTGGTCGGTATGGGTTCATTCTTTGCCGGCGTGGCGCGTGCGCCCTTTGCGTCGATGATAATGGTCTGCGACGCGATTGGCACTTACGCTCTCTTGCCGCAATTGATGCTGGTCTCCGTAATCGCCTTTATGCTTTCGCATCGTTGGTCCATATATACGGAACAACTACCGACGCGCTTTAAGTCGCCGGCGCACTACTGGGACATGCAACAGGATATTCTGGACCGCATGGTGATTGGCCTGGAATTTCCAGAATTGCGACGGCTGGCAATTGTCGATCGCAGCGCGACTCTGGCCAGCGTGGAGGAGGCTGCCGTCGCGCTACAGGCTACAGACTTCGTCGTACGCGATGGCGAGGCTTACTACGGCATGCTTTCGCTCAAAAAAACGCGCATGTACGGCCAGGAGATGATTCAACTCCGCGGTCTGGTGCTTGCCGAGGATATCACCGATAGCGCCTGTCCGGCGGTATCGCCGCGCGATACGCTATCCAGGGCATTGGCCATAGTTTCCGAGTCGGAAATGGACAAGGTGGCGGTTGTCGATCAGGAGCGGTTGATGGGCTATGTTCGTATTTCGGAAATCTTCGCCCGCTACTATGGGAAGCTAAGCCAGAATCCGCGGAAATCCGGGCCGCCGACGCCGGCTGCTTCATGA
- the tmk gene encoding dTMP kinase, with the protein MSGFFCVIEGIDGAGKSTLWQGLAAQLRSAPLCLLREPSDLPSGELIRQRLRNADQLSPEAWLQLFLEDRAANVAERILPALQRGMLVLQDRYYYSTAAYQGQPLRPPTAPEILEMNRQRGFPAPDLLLFLELSPEDALQRISERGKKQESFESLAQLQRIAANYAEILPADAFRLDGRRSAEELQKQALDELLRRRAARGP; encoded by the coding sequence GTGTCCGGATTTTTCTGCGTAATTGAAGGGATTGACGGCGCCGGCAAGAGCACCCTCTGGCAGGGCCTGGCCGCCCAGCTCCGATCTGCGCCGCTCTGTTTGCTGCGCGAACCCAGCGACCTGCCCAGCGGCGAACTGATCCGCCAGCGATTGCGCAATGCCGACCAGCTTTCGCCAGAAGCATGGCTGCAGTTGTTTCTGGAAGACCGGGCGGCCAATGTAGCCGAGCGTATCCTGCCCGCTTTGCAGCGCGGAATGCTGGTGCTGCAGGATCGCTACTACTACTCCACCGCCGCCTACCAGGGGCAGCCGCTGCGTCCGCCTACGGCGCCTGAGATTCTGGAGATGAATCGGCAGCGCGGTTTTCCGGCGCCGGATTTGCTCCTGTTTCTGGAACTCAGTCCGGAGGATGCGCTGCAGCGCATCTCCGAACGCGGAAAAAAGCAGGAAAGCTTTGAAAGCCTTGCCCAACTCCAGCGTATCGCCGCCAACTATGCGGAAATCCTGCCCGCGGATGCGTTTCGTCTGGACGGCCGCCGCTCCGCCGAGGAATTGCAGAAGCAGGCGCTGGACGAATTGCTGCGACGCCGCGCCGCACGAGGGCCCTGA
- a CDS encoding AMP-binding protein, with the protein MPARIQTLGQYLRRQCHLYEELCALRFVRDGRAQEISYGKYFQLARQIGAGLWRRGFRPTQRALIVGSSSPEWALAFAAVQLAGGVDASLEENSDAALCIAAMKRCDARWLFSDRQDLLEAVQRVLGDRAQYCLLSWSQRKRKPLTLADLRGRGEALRAFARFMAWPSLAGRNSPASVIFKRQAPEIEGLPPGATLSHGAILQSIQGFASAAPIQEGDLILSGVAFSRGAGRLALLFALHSGAPLAVSSPSAFFRDSRRFRPSLAFATPDVLLRLARSAREGELSESPALLIVRRMALLIASLSRRAWNRISGDSPPPPSRRLELASLLSAISGATALLPFNLLSDFYLRRSLRPRLGGRLRAVFTGGQRLPAQLEDLFHALDIALLEGYWLAEAGMICACRTLEFTGQRRRLAPGTVGPTLPGIELKLIDARGEDVSVQPWRSGRIYLRGESLMLNYIEEPERSAACLDSEGWLSTEDIGRITNHGDLQLLGRRTLVS; encoded by the coding sequence ATGCCCGCGCGCATCCAGACCCTTGGCCAGTACTTGCGCCGGCAATGTCATCTCTACGAAGAGCTCTGCGCCCTGCGTTTTGTGCGCGACGGTCGAGCGCAAGAGATCAGCTACGGCAAATACTTTCAGCTGGCGCGGCAGATTGGGGCCGGCCTCTGGCGTCGCGGTTTTCGTCCCACGCAAAGGGCTTTGATCGTTGGCAGCAGCAGCCCGGAATGGGCGCTGGCCTTTGCCGCCGTCCAGCTGGCTGGCGGCGTGGATGCATCGCTTGAAGAAAACAGCGATGCCGCGTTATGCATCGCCGCCATGAAACGCTGCGATGCCCGTTGGCTCTTTTCCGATCGTCAAGATTTGCTGGAAGCTGTGCAGCGCGTGCTGGGCGACCGCGCGCAGTACTGTTTGCTCTCCTGGTCGCAGCGCAAACGAAAGCCGCTCACCCTCGCCGATCTACGCGGGCGCGGCGAGGCGCTGCGCGCCTTTGCACGCTTTATGGCGTGGCCTTCGCTGGCCGGCCGCAACTCGCCGGCTTCCGTCATCTTCAAACGACAGGCGCCAGAGATTGAGGGCTTGCCGCCAGGGGCCACGCTCAGCCATGGCGCCATTCTACAGAGCATCCAGGGCTTCGCTTCGGCCGCGCCCATACAGGAAGGCGACCTGATCCTCAGCGGCGTAGCCTTCAGCCGCGGCGCCGGTCGGCTGGCGCTGCTTTTTGCTTTGCATTCCGGCGCGCCGCTGGCAGTGTCGTCGCCCTCTGCTTTCTTTCGCGATTCGCGCCGCTTCCGTCCGAGCCTTGCTTTTGCTACGCCGGATGTCCTGCTACGTCTGGCGCGCAGCGCACGGGAAGGAGAGCTGTCCGAATCGCCGGCGCTCCTGATCGTGCGCCGCATGGCATTGCTGATTGCCAGCCTGAGTCGACGCGCCTGGAATCGCATCTCTGGCGACTCGCCGCCGCCGCCCTCGCGGCGACTCGAACTGGCCAGCTTGCTTTCGGCAATCAGCGGCGCTACGGCGCTCCTGCCCTTCAACTTGCTGTCCGATTTTTACCTGCGCCGAAGCCTTCGACCCCGCCTCGGCGGTCGTTTACGCGCCGTATTCACCGGCGGGCAACGGCTGCCGGCGCAGCTCGAGGATTTGTTCCATGCCCTGGACATTGCGCTGCTGGAGGGTTACTGGCTGGCCGAGGCCGGCATGATTTGCGCCTGCCGCACGCTGGAGTTTACGGGCCAGCGCCGGCGGCTGGCGCCAGGCACCGTCGGTCCTACGCTGCCAGGCATCGAGCTGAAACTGATCGATGCGCGCGGCGAAGATGTATCCGTCCAGCCCTGGCGTTCCGGACGCATCTACCTGCGCGGCGAAAGTTTAATGTTAAATTATATCGAAGAGCCGGAACGCAGCGCGGCCTGCCTGGATTCCGAAGGCTGGCTATCCACCGAGGACATCGGACGCATTACGAACCATGGCGACCTGCAACTGCTCGGCCGGCGCACTCTGGTATCATGA
- a CDS encoding SpoIIE family protein phosphatase, with product MFESVYFNFYSVGAMIAAIMSLAVSLSLVSLPGRSRATLNLGLALLLNSTLNLGYVVCSSWYAPEAALHRWFTVFGGITQSVFLTQFFFLFPQPIYPRLRRSLLVMQLLVVVAVMVYWILHTLQAPRIYQINAHLWNFDADQYGTNTANVIGVFALFQSVLGVWRGIVSRGRGRLACFLIGLVLFVVGVGQSIASKLTQEGRIDRSLYQILYTLSVILALFSIAIVYLNGTADRSSFMIKVVGVSLLTILLIFMGISYFELRDREAAYDTLRRDRIALALGLGQRFDDLEYIRPLAPPGPALYQRDASLQLDTLQAAPGYDPSRSAASNSRGYRLSADGLVHYVSYGFRNPADGALLEAGFNYRKYRAAMHEAARRFVAILSVSMLVIVAGYPFFFRNVLIIPLRRLIAAVRRVNEGDLTAQTPVQIEDEIGYLSRSFNGMVASIREARQGLQDYADQLEQKVHERTAELEQSLHKVQELKSQQDGDYFLTSLLLRPLSANRSRNENVAVEFLVRQMKKFSFRHWSEEIGGDLCMAHSVRLRERNYAVFMNADAMGKSMQGAGGALVLGAVFEALIERTQLAPDARSQHPERWLKNAFVELHKVFEVFDGSMLVSLVLGLVDDETGLLYYINAEHPYSVLYRDGKAAFVEESLIFRKLGTLGLDGRISIRTLQLEPGDIIICGSDGRDDLRITGADGAPMIQEDETAFLRHVEKGDGLLPKIYSAVLDFGQQTDDLSLIRIAFKEDHALGRDAASEETQRNLNGARELLAAGDANGAVRLLEAVIARDAENRKALRLLATAYFRLKRYDRAAQIAEDYTLLRPADTDFLFLTSYCNKKVGRYDLAADFGERVRLREPDHVQNLTLLAEVHLRLGNMSRARLLAEHALQREPENQRALTLLNQLPVAAE from the coding sequence ATGTTCGAATCGGTCTACTTCAATTTCTATTCTGTAGGCGCGATGATTGCCGCCATCATGTCGCTGGCCGTATCGCTTTCACTGGTCAGTCTGCCGGGTCGCTCGCGGGCCACATTGAATCTCGGCCTGGCGCTGCTCTTGAATTCGACGCTCAATCTTGGTTATGTAGTCTGCAGCAGTTGGTATGCTCCGGAGGCCGCCTTGCATCGCTGGTTTACCGTCTTCGGCGGAATCACGCAGAGCGTATTTCTAACGCAGTTCTTTTTCCTTTTTCCGCAGCCGATCTATCCGCGTCTACGTCGCAGCTTGCTGGTCATGCAGCTGCTGGTCGTCGTCGCCGTCATGGTTTACTGGATCCTGCACACATTGCAGGCGCCGCGCATCTATCAAATCAATGCTCACCTCTGGAATTTTGACGCCGATCAATATGGCACCAACACGGCCAATGTAATTGGCGTGTTTGCGCTGTTCCAAAGCGTGCTGGGCGTCTGGCGCGGCATCGTATCGCGCGGCCGCGGCCGGCTGGCCTGCTTTTTGATAGGTCTGGTTTTGTTTGTGGTCGGCGTCGGCCAATCCATTGCCAGCAAGCTAACGCAAGAGGGTCGCATCGATCGCAGTCTGTACCAGATTCTGTATACCTTGAGCGTGATTCTGGCGCTCTTTTCCATCGCCATCGTTTATCTTAACGGCACTGCAGATCGCAGCAGCTTTATGATCAAAGTCGTCGGCGTTAGCCTGTTGACCATACTGCTCATTTTCATGGGCATCAGCTACTTTGAATTGCGCGACCGCGAAGCCGCCTACGATACGCTCCGGCGCGACCGCATTGCCCTGGCGCTTGGCCTGGGGCAGCGTTTCGATGATCTGGAATACATCCGTCCGCTGGCGCCGCCAGGTCCGGCGCTCTATCAGCGCGACGCGTCGCTGCAACTGGATACCCTGCAGGCCGCGCCCGGCTACGATCCATCGCGCAGCGCCGCTTCCAACAGCAGAGGTTACCGGCTCTCGGCCGACGGTCTGGTTCACTATGTCAGCTATGGTTTTCGTAATCCCGCCGATGGCGCCTTGCTAGAAGCTGGCTTCAATTATCGTAAGTATCGAGCAGCGATGCACGAAGCAGCGCGTCGTTTTGTGGCGATCCTCTCTGTGTCGATGCTGGTGATTGTCGCCGGCTATCCCTTCTTTTTTCGCAATGTGCTGATCATTCCGCTGCGCCGTTTGATTGCCGCCGTCCGCCGCGTCAACGAGGGCGATCTGACGGCGCAGACGCCGGTGCAAATTGAAGACGAGATTGGCTACTTGAGCCGTTCCTTCAATGGCATGGTGGCTTCGATCCGCGAGGCGCGCCAGGGATTGCAGGACTACGCCGATCAACTGGAACAGAAGGTGCACGAGCGAACCGCCGAGCTGGAGCAGTCGCTGCACAAGGTGCAAGAGTTGAAGTCGCAGCAGGATGGCGACTACTTCCTGACCTCGCTCTTGCTGCGACCGTTGAGCGCCAATCGCTCCAGGAACGAAAACGTGGCGGTCGAATTTCTGGTCCGCCAGATGAAGAAGTTTTCCTTTCGCCATTGGTCGGAGGAAATTGGCGGAGACCTTTGTATGGCGCACAGCGTTCGATTGCGCGAACGCAACTACGCTGTCTTCATGAATGCGGATGCAATGGGCAAATCGATGCAGGGCGCGGGCGGCGCGCTGGTGTTGGGCGCCGTCTTTGAGGCGCTCATCGAGCGAACCCAGCTGGCGCCGGACGCTCGCAGCCAGCATCCGGAGCGGTGGTTGAAAAACGCCTTTGTGGAATTGCATAAAGTCTTTGAAGTTTTTGACGGAAGCATGCTGGTTTCGCTGGTACTGGGTCTGGTGGATGATGAAACGGGGCTGCTTTACTATATAAATGCGGAGCATCCGTACTCGGTATTGTACCGGGATGGGAAGGCGGCCTTCGTCGAGGAGAGTCTAATATTTCGCAAGTTAGGCACCCTGGGTCTCGATGGACGCATATCGATTCGCACCCTGCAATTGGAGCCAGGCGATATCATCATCTGCGGATCTGATGGCCGCGATGATCTGCGCATTACCGGCGCCGATGGCGCGCCCATGATTCAAGAGGACGAAACGGCATTTCTCCGTCATGTCGAGAAAGGAGATGGGCTCCTGCCAAAAATCTATAGCGCCGTTCTCGATTTTGGACAGCAGACGGACGACCTGTCTTTGATCCGTATCGCTTTCAAGGAAGACCACGCCCTCGGAAGGGATGCCGCCAGCGAGGAGACGCAACGCAATTTGAACGGGGCCCGCGAGCTGCTGGCCGCGGGCGATGCCAACGGAGCTGTTCGCTTGCTGGAGGCGGTTATTGCGCGCGACGCCGAAAACCGCAAGGCCTTGCGCTTGCTGGCTACCGCCTACTTCCGATTGAAGCGCTATGATCGCGCTGCACAGATAGCCGAAGACTACACGCTGCTCCGTCCGGCCGATACAGATTTCCTGTTTCTAACCTCATACTGCAATAAGAAGGTTGGCCGCTATGACCTCGCTGCGGATTTTGGAGAGCGAGTGCGCCTGCGCGAGCCTGATCATGTCCAAAACCTTACGCTTCTGGCCGAGGTGCATCTGCGTCTGGGAAATATGAGTCGCGCCAGATTGCTTGCGGAACACGCTCTGCAACGGGAACCAGAAAATCAGAGAGCGCTCACGCTATTGAACCAATTGCCGGTTGCTGCTGAATGA
- a CDS encoding bifunctional nuclease family protein, with the protein MLPENLLEVTISDVSITNVGFAIFLKPLEAQSGKVVPIFIGPLETYSISSALDGVTPPRPNTHDLIVNMLQEMEARVLHIIINDIIGSIFYARIVIQTNEGVVELDARPSDSVAVAIRVRCPMYMHEKVYREAAVVIGEESQSSPEAAEEGEAPAAAPAAASESRSELEQLKADLQKAVDSENFERAAELRDRIKKLLHEN; encoded by the coding sequence ATGTTGCCTGAGAATCTGCTGGAAGTGACCATCTCCGATGTTTCCATCACCAACGTCGGCTTTGCCATCTTTCTCAAACCGCTGGAGGCGCAGTCGGGCAAAGTCGTGCCGATTTTCATCGGCCCCCTGGAAACCTATTCCATCTCCAGCGCACTCGATGGAGTTACGCCTCCGCGCCCCAATACTCACGACCTGATTGTCAATATGCTGCAGGAGATGGAAGCGCGCGTCCTGCATATTATCATCAATGATATCATCGGCAGCATCTTCTATGCGCGCATCGTGATCCAGACCAACGAAGGCGTGGTTGAACTTGATGCGCGCCCGTCGGACTCCGTGGCCGTCGCCATTCGTGTGCGTTGCCCGATGTACATGCACGAGAAGGTCTATCGTGAGGCGGCGGTGGTGATTGGCGAAGAGAGCCAGAGTTCGCCGGAGGCGGCGGAGGAAGGCGAAGCCCCCGCGGCGGCGCCTGCTGCTGCCAGCGAATCGCGTTCCGAGCTGGAACAGCTGAAGGCCGATTTACAGAAGGCGGTCGATTCAGAGAATTTTGAACGAGCCGCAGAGCTGCGTGATCGCATCAAGAAGCTGCTGCACGAAAATTGA
- a CDS encoding cob(I)yrinic acid a,c-diamide adenosyltransferase, with protein sequence MKIYTRKGDDGRTQLASGERVWKHSRRVDLYGEVDELNSALGMAGAALPPSAEELALGLKELQRLLFELGSELAGFRATEDGAVFPDDILALEQSIDRMSAALPPMRHFVLPGGGAAAAALHLARTFCRRLERSMTRLIAEGNQDEQRRKVVSDTNLRFINRLSDYLFTAARFANHLEGIEDVQWRSRARSRQGDEKETPPLPPATS encoded by the coding sequence ATGAAGATTTACACGCGCAAAGGCGATGACGGCCGTACACAACTGGCCAGCGGCGAGCGCGTCTGGAAGCACAGTCGTCGCGTCGACCTCTACGGCGAGGTTGATGAACTCAATTCCGCGCTGGGCATGGCCGGCGCGGCTCTGCCCCCATCGGCAGAGGAGCTTGCGCTGGGTCTCAAAGAACTGCAACGCCTGCTCTTTGAACTGGGTTCCGAGCTGGCCGGATTTCGGGCGACGGAAGATGGCGCTGTATTCCCGGACGATATTCTGGCGCTGGAGCAGTCGATCGACAGAATGAGCGCCGCGCTGCCGCCGATGCGCCATTTTGTACTGCCCGGCGGCGGAGCTGCAGCAGCAGCGCTGCATCTGGCGCGCACCTTCTGTCGACGACTGGAACGTTCTATGACCCGCCTGATCGCCGAGGGCAATCAGGATGAACAGCGGCGCAAAGTGGTCAGCGACACAAACCTGCGATTCATCAATCGCCTGTCCGATTATTTGTTTACAGCGGCAAGATTTGCTAACCACCTTGAGGGAATTGAAGATGTGCAATGGCGCTCACGCGCCAGGTCGCGGCAAGGCGATGAAAAAGAGACGCCTCCTCTACCGCCGGCAACGAGCTAG
- a CDS encoding GlsB/YeaQ/YmgE family stress response membrane protein, whose product MDFGIFGWIFIGLIAGVLGRFLVPGDDKMGIIWTILLGIGGALLGGFVFPRLGLPISGLWSYVAATAGAVVLVLAFRFIRRR is encoded by the coding sequence ATGGATTTTGGCATATTTGGCTGGATTTTTATCGGACTGATCGCCGGCGTTCTCGGACGCTTTCTGGTGCCCGGCGACGATAAGATGGGCATCATCTGGACTATATTGCTGGGCATTGGCGGCGCGTTGCTGGGAGGATTTGTTTTTCCCCGACTTGGTCTGCCGATTTCGGGCCTGTGGTCCTACGTGGCCGCCACCGCCGGCGCAGTAGTGCTGGTACTGGCTTTCCGCTTTATTCGTCGTCGCTAA
- a CDS encoding replication-associated recombination protein A yields the protein MSDLFSATNAGHAPLAARLRPEAWPEFAGQQELAARLRGRPLHSMILYGPPGCGKTTLARILAAESGRAFRHLSAVSSGVKEVREAIDEGKRSFQSGGGGLALFLDEIHRFSKSQQDAMLEAVENGWIILIGATTENPSFEVIGPLLSRAQAYRLLPLGEQELLSILQRAMSADLAMQSFRLAEDAAGLLVESAGGDARRMLSALEQAAEAARQRAPAGATGIPIEAQQVRAAAAGRLRRYDRAGENHYDFVSALIKSLRGSDPDAALLYLACMLEGGEDPLFIARRLIIFSSEDIGNAYPQALSTAVAAFAALERIGLPEGRIVLAQAVTLLASAPKSNASYLAIDAALQAVRGRTVTIPDHLRNAPTELHRREGASSGYRYPHDFPGAFVEENYLPPAFTQAQFYRPVNRGQEARLGERLRALWPLRDYHQETE from the coding sequence GTGAGCGACCTCTTTTCCGCCACGAACGCGGGCCATGCGCCGCTGGCGGCGCGCTTGCGTCCAGAGGCCTGGCCTGAATTTGCCGGTCAGCAGGAACTCGCGGCGCGTCTGCGCGGTCGGCCGCTACACTCGATGATCCTCTACGGTCCGCCTGGATGTGGGAAGACTACGCTGGCGCGCATACTGGCCGCCGAATCGGGCCGAGCCTTCCGCCATCTTTCAGCCGTATCCAGCGGGGTCAAAGAAGTGCGTGAAGCAATCGACGAAGGCAAACGCAGCTTCCAGAGCGGCGGCGGCGGTTTGGCGCTCTTTCTGGATGAGATCCATCGCTTCTCCAAATCGCAGCAGGATGCCATGCTGGAGGCCGTGGAAAATGGATGGATCATTCTGATTGGCGCCACTACCGAAAATCCCTCTTTTGAGGTGATTGGTCCTTTGCTTTCACGCGCTCAGGCATACCGTCTGCTGCCCCTCGGCGAACAGGAGTTGCTGAGCATTTTGCAACGGGCCATGAGCGCCGACCTGGCCATGCAGAGCTTTCGACTGGCCGAGGACGCCGCCGGATTGCTGGTAGAAAGCGCCGGCGGCGATGCGCGGCGGATGCTTTCTGCTCTAGAACAGGCTGCGGAAGCGGCGCGCCAGCGCGCGCCGGCCGGCGCCACCGGCATACCGATCGAAGCGCAGCAGGTGCGCGCTGCCGCCGCCGGTCGGCTGCGTCGCTACGATCGCGCCGGCGAAAATCACTACGACTTTGTCAGCGCCTTGATCAAGAGCCTGCGCGGCTCCGATCCGGATGCGGCTTTGCTCTATCTGGCCTGCATGCTGGAGGGCGGCGAGGACCCCTTGTTCATTGCCAGGCGGCTGATCATTTTTTCTTCCGAGGATATTGGCAACGCCTATCCACAGGCCTTATCCACCGCCGTAGCTGCCTTTGCTGCACTGGAACGTATTGGCCTGCCGGAGGGGCGCATTGTTTTGGCTCAGGCTGTTACATTGCTGGCCAGCGCTCCCAAAAGCAACGCCAGCTATCTGGCGATAGACGCTGCATTGCAGGCGGTGCGCGGTCGGACAGTGACTATCCCTGATCATCTGCGCAATGCCCCCACGGAGCTCCATCGTCGGGAGGGTGCAAGCTCAGGCTATCGGTACCCCCACGACTTTCCAGGCGCATTTGTGGAAGAAAACTATTTGCCTCCCGCATTTACGCAGGCGCAGTTCTACCGACCGGTCAATCGTGGTCAGGAAGCCCGGCTCGGCGAGCGATTGCGCGCCCTCTGGCCGCTGCGCGATTACCACCAGGAAACAGAATGA
- a CDS encoding phosphate uptake regulator PhoU codes for MSPAISRSRFDYLKTNLSNMAEIILEQTLTLGDALEKDDYALAEKVIHFDDRIDDLEKENDNISQNAILEAVASRKAMGLDGYSGETVLKKDPLRFALSAIRITRNLERIGDNIVNAARVFKNGQVARGIFERDELFSLMLQRVITIIGMAVESLVEEKNRFFGSIQQVDAELDRLCQRAFEAAVADDKMERMAFADLYRIILSLERMGDLAVNIGEELVRLQTGQDIRHLDNLQRPPAPHPSAN; via the coding sequence ATGTCGCCTGCAATCAGTCGATCAAGATTTGACTATCTCAAGACCAACCTTTCCAACATGGCCGAGATCATTCTTGAGCAGACGCTCACTCTCGGCGATGCGCTGGAAAAAGACGACTATGCTCTGGCCGAAAAGGTGATCCATTTCGATGATCGCATTGATGACCTCGAAAAGGAGAACGACAATATTTCGCAGAATGCAATCCTTGAGGCCGTCGCATCGCGCAAGGCGATGGGTCTTGACGGCTATTCTGGCGAGACGGTGCTGAAAAAGGATCCGCTGCGCTTTGCGCTCTCCGCGATTCGCATTACCCGCAATCTGGAGCGCATCGGCGACAATATCGTCAACGCCGCACGCGTTTTCAAGAATGGACAGGTAGCGCGCGGTATCTTTGAACGCGACGAACTGTTTTCGCTGATGCTGCAGCGCGTAATCACAATCATTGGCATGGCGGTGGAATCGCTGGTGGAAGAAAAGAACCGATTTTTTGGCTCCATCCAGCAGGTGGACGCCGAGCTGGATCGTCTCTGCCAGCGCGCCTTTGAAGCGGCCGTAGCCGATGATAAGATGGAGCGCATGGCCTTTGCCGACCTTTATCGGATCATCTTGAGCCTGGAGCGCATGGGCGATCTGGCCGTCAATATTGGCGAAGAGCTGGTGCGTCTGCAGACCGGTCAGGACATTCGCCACCTGGATAATTTGCAACGGCCGCCGGCGCCGCATCCCTCCGCCAACTGA